In the genome of Cyclopterus lumpus isolate fCycLum1 chromosome 19, fCycLum1.pri, whole genome shotgun sequence, one region contains:
- the csf3a gene encoding colony stimulating factor 3 (granulocyte) a isoform X3: MHILIAVFAIPCYMATLARGAPLRERNALVEGEQFQDIVQRSRSLILKILLSIPDTHASCIHIETLQLNSSENAKLVFMASTIGIPSAPVLRGVSENFTLETSLIHMSEGLQLHRALLSTVSPQLANKDKVTGLQADIKDLVIQINKLLKMAQAEAAVQPSPMSVALRLPGEYDVQVAAHLTLVQLQSFGQDTVRCLRSLDRSNEESES, translated from the exons CAGTTTTCGCCATTCCCTGCTACATGGCCACGTTGGCCCGCGGCGCGCCTCTGCGGGAGAGGAACGCACTTGTTGAGGGGGAGCAGTTTCAAGACATCGTGCAGAGGAGCCGCAGTTTGATCCTAAAGATCCTGCTCTCCATTCCCGACACGCACGCGTCATGCATTCACATCGAG ACGCTACAACTCAATTCTTCAGAAAACGCCAAGCTGGTGTTCATGGCATCCACCATAGGCATCCCCTCTGCTCCTGTGCTCAGGGGGGTGTCAGAAAACTTCACTTTG GAGACCAGTTTGATACACATGTCTGAGGGTCTTCAGCTGCACCGGGCCCTGCTGAGCACCGTCTCTCCTCAGCtggcaaacaaagacaaagtgaCTGGGCTACAGGCTGACATCAAAGACCTTGTCATTCAGATCAATAAG TTGCTGAAAATGGCCCAAGCAGAGGCTGCGGTGCAGCCCTCACCAATGTCCGTGGCCTTGCGTCTACCAGGAGAATATGACGTTCAGGTGGCGGCACACCTCACTCTGGTGCAGCTCCAGTCCTTCGGGCAGGACACGGTCCGCTGCCTCAGGAGTCTAGACCGGAGCAATGAGGAGTCAGAGAGCTGA
- the csf3a gene encoding colony stimulating factor 3 (granulocyte) a isoform X4: protein MHILIVFAIPCYMATLARGAPLRERNALVEGEQFQDIVQRSRSLILKILLSIPDTHASCIHIETLQLNSSENAKLVFMASTIGIPSAPVLRGVSENFTLETSLIHMSEGLQLHRALLSTVSPQLANKDKVTGLQADIKDLVIQINKLLKMAQAEAAVQPSPMSVALRLPGEYDVQVAAHLTLVQLQSFGQDTVRCLRSLDRSNEESES from the exons TTTTCGCCATTCCCTGCTACATGGCCACGTTGGCCCGCGGCGCGCCTCTGCGGGAGAGGAACGCACTTGTTGAGGGGGAGCAGTTTCAAGACATCGTGCAGAGGAGCCGCAGTTTGATCCTAAAGATCCTGCTCTCCATTCCCGACACGCACGCGTCATGCATTCACATCGAG ACGCTACAACTCAATTCTTCAGAAAACGCCAAGCTGGTGTTCATGGCATCCACCATAGGCATCCCCTCTGCTCCTGTGCTCAGGGGGGTGTCAGAAAACTTCACTTTG GAGACCAGTTTGATACACATGTCTGAGGGTCTTCAGCTGCACCGGGCCCTGCTGAGCACCGTCTCTCCTCAGCtggcaaacaaagacaaagtgaCTGGGCTACAGGCTGACATCAAAGACCTTGTCATTCAGATCAATAAG TTGCTGAAAATGGCCCAAGCAGAGGCTGCGGTGCAGCCCTCACCAATGTCCGTGGCCTTGCGTCTACCAGGAGAATATGACGTTCAGGTGGCGGCACACCTCACTCTGGTGCAGCTCCAGTCCTTCGGGCAGGACACGGTCCGCTGCCTCAGGAGTCTAGACCGGAGCAATGAGGAGTCAGAGAGCTGA